The following are encoded together in the Streptomyces sp. NBC_00341 genome:
- a CDS encoding spermidine/putrescine ABC transporter substrate-binding protein, whose amino-acid sequence MEQYEPERLSAAQLAAMRRTLTSGRGALTRRSLLRASGTGALTLGGLGVLSACGIPPAKREEDAAAASDDHSAKEKQVNFSNWTEYMDVTDDGKHRPTLEQFTERTGIKVKYTEDINDNVEFFGKIKPQLAAGQDTGRDIICVTDWLAARIVRLGWAQKLDPSNLPHAYANLSAQFRSPDWDPGRAYSYPWAGIPTVIAYNAKATGGRRIDSVSQLLDDPKLKGRVSFLSEMRDSIGMTLLDMGKDPATFTDADYDAAIGRIQKGVDRNQIRRFTGNDYTADLDKGDIAACVAWAGDIIQLQAGNPDIKYAIPAAGYVISSDNMLVPVKARHKTNAEKLMDHYYRPPVAAELAAYINFVCPVDGVREELAKIDRSMADNPLILPDKKMAAASHAFRSLTAEEETAYEEKFAKLIGA is encoded by the coding sequence ATGGAGCAGTACGAGCCCGAGCGTCTCTCCGCGGCCCAGCTGGCCGCGATGCGTCGCACTCTGACCAGCGGCAGGGGAGCACTCACCCGCCGATCACTGCTGCGCGCCTCCGGTACCGGCGCGCTCACACTCGGCGGGCTGGGCGTGCTCAGCGCGTGCGGAATCCCTCCCGCCAAGCGGGAGGAGGACGCCGCGGCCGCCTCCGACGACCACTCGGCCAAGGAGAAGCAGGTCAACTTCTCCAACTGGACCGAGTACATGGACGTCACCGACGACGGCAAGCACCGGCCCACTCTGGAGCAGTTCACCGAGCGGACCGGGATCAAGGTCAAGTACACCGAGGACATCAACGACAACGTCGAGTTCTTCGGCAAGATCAAGCCGCAGCTCGCGGCGGGCCAGGACACCGGCCGCGACATCATCTGCGTCACGGACTGGCTGGCCGCCCGCATCGTCCGGCTCGGCTGGGCGCAGAAGCTCGACCCCTCGAACCTGCCGCACGCCTACGCCAACCTCTCGGCCCAGTTCCGCTCCCCCGACTGGGACCCCGGCCGCGCCTACTCCTACCCCTGGGCCGGCATCCCCACGGTCATCGCCTACAACGCCAAGGCGACCGGCGGCCGCAGGATCGACTCCGTCAGCCAGCTGCTCGACGACCCGAAGCTCAAGGGCCGGGTCAGCTTCCTCTCGGAGATGCGCGACTCCATCGGCATGACCCTGCTCGACATGGGCAAGGACCCCGCCACCTTCACCGACGCCGACTACGACGCCGCGATCGGCCGGATCCAGAAGGGCGTCGACCGCAACCAGATCCGCCGGTTCACCGGCAACGACTACACCGCGGACCTCGACAAGGGCGACATCGCCGCCTGTGTCGCCTGGGCCGGCGACATCATCCAGCTCCAGGCCGGCAACCCGGACATCAAGTACGCGATACCCGCCGCCGGCTACGTCATATCCAGCGACAACATGCTGGTCCCGGTGAAGGCACGGCACAAGACCAACGCCGAGAAGCTCATGGACCACTACTACCGGCCGCCGGTCGCCGCCGAGCTCGCCGCGTACATCAACTTCGTCTGCCCGGTCGACGGCGTCCGCGAGGAACTCGCCAAGATCGACCGGTCGATGGCCGACAACCCGCTGATCCTCCCGGACAAGAAGATGGCGGCCGCCTCGCACGCCT
- a CDS encoding NADAR family protein, which translates to MEHMEDLMVRAGRGERVKYLRFWGHRPRADGEIGASCLSQWWPSPFTVDGVEYASAEHWMMAGKARLFGDAEAETRAVAAKSPAEAKKTGRLVRGFDDAVWERERYGLVVSGSVHKFGQDPALGKFLLGTGERVLVEASPMDRIWGIGLAADDPRAEDPAAWRGLNLLGFALMDARTALRDGANCI; encoded by the coding sequence ATGGAACACATGGAAGACCTCATGGTGCGGGCCGGGCGGGGCGAGCGCGTGAAGTATCTGAGGTTCTGGGGGCACCGGCCGCGGGCCGACGGGGAGATCGGGGCGAGCTGCCTGAGTCAGTGGTGGCCGTCGCCGTTCACGGTCGACGGGGTGGAGTACGCCTCTGCCGAGCACTGGATGATGGCCGGCAAGGCGCGGCTGTTCGGTGACGCGGAGGCGGAGACCCGTGCGGTGGCGGCGAAGAGCCCGGCCGAGGCGAAGAAGACGGGCCGGCTGGTCCGCGGTTTCGACGACGCGGTCTGGGAGCGCGAGCGGTACGGGCTGGTGGTGTCGGGCAGCGTCCACAAGTTCGGCCAGGATCCGGCGCTGGGGAAGTTCCTGCTCGGCACGGGTGAGCGGGTGCTCGTCGAGGCGAGTCCGATGGACCGGATCTGGGGCATCGGACTCGCTGCGGACGATCCGCGTGCGGAGGACCCGGCGGCCTGGCGGGGGCTGAATCTGCTCGGCTTCGCGCTGATGGACGCGCGGACCGCGCTGCGCGACGGCGCGAACTGCATATGA
- a CDS encoding gamma-aminobutyraldehyde dehydrogenase, which translates to MGNSFQVQDRFADGAQYIGGRLRPGTSGRSHDVVNPATGKTVHSYELAGTADVDAAVAAARAAFPGWSGATPAERSEAMHRFAAVLAEQADDFAYAESLQCGKPVKLSTEFDVPGTVDNASFFAGAARHLEGKSAAEYSGDHTSYVRREAIGVIGSIAPWNYPLQMAAWKVLPAVAAGNTIVLKPAEITPLTSLMFAQAATEAGIPDGVINIVNGAGKDAGEHLVGHPDVVMTSFTGSTAVGKRVAEIATSTVKRLHLELGGKAPFVVFDDADLEAAVHGAVAGSLINTGQDCTAATRAYVQRPLYDAFVQGVAELMATVRVGDPFAPDTDLGPLISHAQRDRVAAFVERARAYATVVTGGEAPGGELADGAYYRPTLIAGAAQDSEIVQAEIFGPVLVVLPFDTDDEGIALANDTPYGLAASAWTRDLYRANRATREIKAGCVWINDHIPIISEMPHGGYKASGFGKDMSSYSFEEYTQVKHVMYDNTAVARKDWHRTIFGDR; encoded by the coding sequence ATGGGCAACAGCTTCCAGGTACAGGACCGCTTCGCGGACGGCGCGCAGTACATCGGCGGAAGACTGCGACCCGGCACATCGGGACGCAGCCACGACGTGGTGAACCCCGCCACGGGCAAGACCGTCCACAGCTACGAGCTGGCCGGCACCGCCGACGTCGACGCGGCCGTCGCCGCCGCACGCGCGGCCTTCCCCGGCTGGTCCGGAGCAACCCCGGCCGAGCGCTCTGAGGCGATGCACCGGTTCGCCGCGGTCCTCGCCGAGCAGGCGGACGACTTCGCGTACGCGGAGTCCCTCCAGTGCGGCAAGCCGGTCAAGCTCTCCACCGAGTTCGACGTGCCCGGCACCGTCGACAACGCGTCCTTCTTCGCGGGCGCCGCCCGCCACCTGGAAGGCAAGTCCGCCGCCGAGTACTCCGGTGACCACACCTCGTACGTACGGCGCGAGGCGATCGGCGTCATCGGCTCCATCGCCCCCTGGAACTACCCGCTCCAGATGGCCGCCTGGAAGGTCCTCCCGGCCGTCGCCGCCGGCAACACCATCGTCCTGAAGCCCGCCGAGATCACCCCGCTGACCTCGCTGATGTTCGCGCAGGCGGCCACAGAGGCGGGCATCCCGGACGGTGTGATCAACATCGTCAACGGCGCGGGCAAGGACGCCGGTGAACACCTCGTCGGCCACCCCGACGTCGTGATGACCTCCTTCACCGGCTCCACCGCCGTCGGCAAGCGGGTCGCGGAGATCGCCACCTCCACCGTCAAGCGCCTCCACCTCGAGCTCGGCGGCAAGGCCCCCTTCGTCGTCTTCGACGACGCCGACCTCGAAGCCGCGGTCCACGGAGCGGTCGCCGGCTCCCTCATCAACACCGGCCAGGACTGCACGGCGGCCACCCGCGCCTACGTCCAGCGCCCGCTGTACGACGCCTTCGTCCAGGGCGTCGCGGAGCTGATGGCGACCGTCCGGGTGGGCGACCCGTTCGCCCCGGACACCGACCTGGGCCCGCTGATCAGCCACGCCCAGCGCGACCGGGTCGCCGCGTTCGTCGAGCGGGCCCGCGCCTACGCCACCGTCGTCACCGGCGGCGAGGCCCCCGGCGGCGAACTGGCCGACGGCGCCTACTACCGGCCGACCCTGATCGCCGGAGCCGCCCAGGACAGCGAGATCGTCCAGGCCGAGATCTTCGGCCCGGTCCTGGTCGTGCTGCCCTTCGACACCGACGACGAAGGCATCGCGCTCGCCAACGACACCCCGTACGGGCTCGCAGCCTCCGCCTGGACCCGCGACCTGTACCGGGCCAATCGCGCCACCCGCGAGATCAAGGCGGGCTGCGTCTGGATCAACGACCACATTCCGATCATCAGCGAGATGCCGCACGGCGGATACAAGGCCAGCGGCTTCGGCAAGGACATGTCGTCGTACTCCTTCGAGGAGTACACGCAGGTCAAGCACGTCATGTACGACAACACGGCGGTCGCCCGCAAGGACTGGCACCGCACGATCTTCGGGGACCGATAA